In Corynebacterium aquilae DSM 44791, the genomic stretch CCATCGCGAGCTTTATTCGCGGTGGGCGGTGTTGTTGTCATTTGGCAGCAGGGGGCTGCTCGCCTACATCCAACGCTTGGGCGCGTTGCTTTTCGCGCGGCCCCAGTCCCCACTCCAGGCTGTCGAGGGGATCCGCGGGCTCAAGCAGCGGGTCATCTACCCTAAACGACCGGGTTACTCCGCGGGTGGTGGTGCGGGTTTCGAAACGCACACTGACCACCCCCAGCCCACTGCCCTGCACCCACCCATGCCCAAAATCTGGGTGGTACACATCCCGCGTCGGCCACCATTGATGCGAGGAATCCTGCCCTTGCACCGACTGCAGAGCATCACTACCCCCAGCCAAAGTCATGGAAGCTTCCATATCTTCCTCGCTGAGGCTTTCTGTCTCCTGACGGGTTGTCACCAAAAGCCGATCCAGCTCCGGGAACATCACCTGCTGGTTCATGTCCTCCAGCCCAGAAAAACTCACCCCCACCAGTCGGATCGGTCCGGTGTCTTTGGGGTAGCGGATGAGGTTTTGTGCCTGCATCCACAGCAGCTCGCGATCATCGGTGGGGTGCGGCAGCGTCGCCGAGCGGGTGTGCTGGCTAAAATCCGCCAGCTTCATCTTCACCGTCACCGTTTTCGCGCCCCGGCGATCCTTAGCGAAACGCACAAACGCCTGCTCAAACGCGCGGCGCAACGCCACATCGACCTCGGCGACGGTGAGCAAATCCTGCGCATAGGTGTGCTCAGCGCCAATGGACTTCGACTCCGCCCGCGGGGCGGTGGGGCGCTCATCCACGCCGCGTGCCAGCGCGTGCAAACTACCCCCCACCGTCTTGCCCAACACTGCCCGCGCGGTATCGGCATCCATGGCGGCAAATTCCCCAATCGTGCGAATGCCCACCTGATGAAGTTTGCTTTCAGCCACCGGGCCTATGCCCCACAGCTTGCGCACCGGCAGCGGATTAAGCACCTGCGCCTGCTGCTCATGGGTGATCACCCGCACCCCATCAGGTTTTGCCAAACCAGAGGCGATCTTGGCGTATTGCTTTCCTGAGCCAGCCCCCACCGAGGACGGCAGGCCGGTAGCTTCCTTG encodes the following:
- a CDS encoding DNA polymerase IV; amino-acid sequence: MSSTGSDHRPRRWVLHIDMDAFFASVEQLTRPTLRGRPVLVGGVSGRGVVAGASYEARRFGVHSAMPMWQAKKRAGFSAVIVRPRRSVYVAASRKVFDIVARHAGVMEQLSIDEAFLEPAHLQGATASQVEAWAQDLRAAIKEATGLPSSVGAGSGKQYAKIASGLAKPDGVRVITHEQQAQVLNPLPVRKLWGIGPVAESKLHQVGIRTIGEFAAMDADTARAVLGKTVGGSLHALARGVDERPTAPRAESKSIGAEHTYAQDLLTVAEVDVALRRAFEQAFVRFAKDRRGAKTVTVKMKLADFSQHTRSATLPHPTDDRELLWMQAQNLIRYPKDTGPIRLVGVSFSGLEDMNQQVMFPELDRLLVTTRQETESLSEEDMEASMTLAGGSDALQSVQGQDSSHQWWPTRDVYHPDFGHGWVQGSGLGVVSVRFETRTTTRGVTRSFRVDDPLLEPADPLDSLEWGLGPREKQRAQALDVGEQPPAAK